TCGGGAAGGATTTTGGATGCCACGCGCTGGGTTGCGCTGCCATCCGGCTGCTGGTCTATGGTGACCTGGATACTGGCTCCGGCAACTGAGCTGTCCATGCCGTTTTGGATGAGCGTTGTGCCTGAAATGCCCTCGTTCTCGTAAGTGGCAGTTATCTCCTGAATACTGATGCGGTTATCGGGGCTGTCACCAGACTTAACTAAGCCGGCAGCATGTACACCTGTTGGAAGGCACGTGATGACGCCAAGTAAGAAAACTGCAATGGGGGCTAAGAGGCGACGTAGCGGCATAAGAGGGGCAACTTTAAGAGATACGTATCTATTGTCTCACACCCTAAAATGCATTGACAATACAAGCAAAATCTGCTACTGTCAGCGCATAGTTTGAGTGAGGTATTAACATGCAGTTCGGACGGATTTCGCTTGCACTTCTTGTGTGCACTTTTCTTGCCACGGCGTCGTTCAGTCAGACGTCCCGTGCCCAGCCTTTCGCGCCCGCTGCATCTCCGGGACTCACTGTCCCTAGCGATGAAGCGGCCTTCAAGAAGCTGGATGAGACTGCCCCCAAGGCTGCTACGGCAGACTTCAAGGCATTTCTCACAAGCTACGGTGCCACATGGACTACCATCGAGGCGCTTCCCGACGCACCCACCACTGAGAACCCTCAGTACCGTGGGATCGTCGTCCGGTCCATCGCGCGCGTGCCACACCTCGTGGAAGGCGCCATGATCCGGCTTACCTACACCAACAACGAAGGTGCCCAGGTAACGGTGTACGAGCGGCTCGAGCCTGCAACAACCGTTCCCAAAACCTACCGATTGGTCGTCAGCCGCGGCCCCAAGTGGGCAAGCAAGATCAACTCCATGGAGCTGATCACCCTGAAGACCATGAAGCGGTTCACCCTCGCGGACCATGTCCTCTAGAAGGTGAATGCCTTCTCAGCCACGCACAACCCAGTGCGTGGCTCTTTTTGTTATGACCCGCTAAGATGGGGCAATGACAAGAAAAAACCTCCTACTCCTCGTCTGTATTATTGCCGTACTCCTGTTGGGTGCCATAGGTTTCTTTATCAAAGCGGTGCGTGACGAAAGCGTTGCAGTTACCACGCAGGACCCGCATATAGTGAGGGAAAAGCAGGTCAAACTCCCTGAGGTGGCGCAAGAGGTGGACAAGGATGTGCCAAGGGAGAGGAAAACCGATATTTCCTACTCAGGCAAAAAAGAGTCCAAGGTGAAGATGGTCATTTACACAGACCTTGAGTGCCCTTTCTGCAAAAAGCTTCATACCGTTTTGCCTGCCATTACCACCGAGTTCGGTAACAGCGTAGAGATTGTATTCCGTCATTTTCCGCTCACCATTCACCCAAGCGCCCATATGGAGGCGGAGGTTGTGAACTGTGCCATCGAACAGTCGTTGGAAAAAGGCATTAGGCTTATCGACAAGACATACGCGGAGACAACCTCTTCTGGGACAACTTACAACCTAGGTCAATACCTTGACCTGGGGGCGTCAGTTGATCTGGACAGATCAAAGCTGACTCTCTGTATGGAGCAAAACCGTTATGCTAAAAGCGTAGATGAAGATTTGGAATCTGGCCGGTCTTTGGGCGTACGGTTAACCCCGACGGTATTTTTCCTTAAGGAAGGTACTAAAACGGTAATGGTGGAAGGCGCACGCTCAAAAGAAGAGTACCAAGACGTTCTCAATTACTTTCTTCAATAGTCCAAGTAGGACAACCCTTACAAAGAAAAGGGGCGCAGCGTAGCGTGGCAGTATGTCCACGCTTATTCCAGATCAGGCACGTGAATATTTGCTGCACAAAGGCCCGGGCTACTTAAGCCTAGAGCAGGCGGTGGCGCTTATTATTGGGACGGGAAGTAAGGGTGCTTCGGTGACGGGGCTGAGTACAAAGGTTGCTTCCTTGTTAAGGGGAGGGGAAACGCGCCTTAGTGCACTTCAAGAAGTGTATGGCTTGGGCTTGGCAAAAGCTTCTGCTTTGGTGGCTGCGCTCCAACTCTATCCACTCCTTCACCAGCGTGACCTTTCCGATGTCCTGGTGGCTCCCGAGGCAGTGTATGAGGCGTGCAGGGATTTGTTATTGGAGCCACAAGAGCACCTGGTTGTGTTTTTCCTCGATGTCAGGCGGCGGATGGTCCGAAGGGAAGTGGTGAGTATCGGGACCTCCACCGCAAGCGTGTTACACCCCCGGGAAATCTTTCGTGC
This genomic stretch from Verrucomicrobiia bacterium harbors:
- the radC gene encoding DNA repair protein RadC; amino-acid sequence: MSTLIPDQAREYLLHKGPGYLSLEQAVALIIGTGSKGASVTGLSTKVASLLRGGETRLSALQEVYGLGLAKASALVAALQLYPLLHQRDLSDVLVAPEAVYEACRDLLLEPQEHLVVFFLDVRRRMVRREVVSIGTSTASVLHPREIFRAAIVHNAHSLILAHNHPSGDPSPSSADCAVTKRVFRAGEEVGIELLDHVICATHGWVSLKEQMPALFGSSTGSILVR
- a CDS encoding DsbA family protein gives rise to the protein MTRKNLLLLVCIIAVLLLGAIGFFIKAVRDESVAVTTQDPHIVREKQVKLPEVAQEVDKDVPRERKTDISYSGKKESKVKMVIYTDLECPFCKKLHTVLPAITTEFGNSVEIVFRHFPLTIHPSAHMEAEVVNCAIEQSLEKGIRLIDKTYAETTSSGTTYNLGQYLDLGASVDLDRSKLTLCMEQNRYAKSVDEDLESGRSLGVRLTPTVFFLKEGTKTVMVEGARSKEEYQDVLNYFLQ